A window from Flexibacter flexilis DSM 6793 encodes these proteins:
- a CDS encoding beta strand repeat-containing protein: MKKIFTLFLPIVFFGLLSLWGNTAQAQTATVTNVSCYNACDGSITITDIPNFTGNYNDYIFYWEDLGFSADTGLYHRENLCAAANYNIFIVLVNDIFTSYSLSVEITENPQITLTSTVTSSVCSNAEPFQIKTSTNADALPGTFTWTYLDASNNLQTLVKSNTNVGIDYVNPSQLAVGNVLFTCVFVDIKGCSDTTTFNVNIKPSSPVDFTYSPTSVCINEYTTVAASVAFSPFFTYKWELAGLGEFLGGGTTKFGYGPHKVRWFSSNAGNGIVLTVSNPSVCGGKATKNITVFNNPTASITGLSSSYCNNISAATITGGSTSGTFKLDEAVVGTSTTNYILNPSALSLGSHTIKFIAINAAGCKDSISQSFNVLETPVASISGINSSYCINDPAVTAVGSGTPAGGTGTFLTQTGLTAGGVFTPSVAGVGIYTIQYVYTSANGCKDTANFDVTVTPIPDVAASPSPASVCSGSTTNIALTSTTPSATFAWTASLLSGTVTGFADGSGSTIAQALSGVGVVRYTVNSSANGCTGSAIFVDITVKPLPTATLSGVGTICSGASSSISIALTGSAPWVLVYNDGTGNVTVNNILTSPHTISVSPSATTTYSLVSVSDANCTGTVSGSATVTVNPLPNVIATPPSDAICSGTSTNIALTSGVAGATFSWTASGISGSVSGFSAGSGSTIAQTLTGIGVVRYTITATANGCSGSTITVDVTVKQAPTASLSGTGNICAGGSASLSVVLTGTAPWSLVYNDGTGNVTVNNILVSPHTISVSPSTTTTYNLVSVSDANCTGTVSGSATVTVKPLPVITATPSSETLCSGGATNIALTSTVPTTTMSWTASLVSGTVSGFSAGSGSTIAQILTGSGVVRYTINSSANGCSGNTITVDVTVKPLPTASLSGTGNICSGGSANLSVVLTGSAPWILVYNDGTSNITVNNILVSPHTISVSPSTTTTYNLVSVSDANCTGTVSGSATVTVKPLPTASLSGTGNFCSGGSANLSVVFTGSAPWSLVYNDGTGNVTVNNILTSPHTISVSPSTTTTYSLVSVSDANCTGTVSGSATVTVKPLPTASLSGTGNFCSGGSANLSVVLTGSAPWSLVYNDGTSNITVNNILVSPHTISVSPSTTTTYNLVSVSDANCTGTVSGSATVTVKPLPTASLSGTGNFCSGGSANLSVVLTGSAPWNLVYNDGTGNVTVNNILTSPHTISVSPSSTTTYSLVSVSDANCTGTVSGSATVTVKPLPTASLSGTGNFCSGGSASLSVVLTGSAPWNLVYNDGTGNVTVNNILTSPHTISVSPSATTTYSLVSVSDANCTGTVSGSATVTVTPIPDVTATPTAEMICSTASTNISLSSSSGAAVFNWTASLVSGTVTGFSAGSGSSIAQALTGTGVVRYTITSSANGCSSTPLTVDVTVTSIITASVSLSRTPSGSICIGNNVVITATPTNGGATPTYDWFVNGSSTPVQSGTSNVLNVTGLTANTTVDVVMTPSGIGCLASPTATASISIPVVPGLLVSSVVTPASACGASDGSIVVTITNGTTPSFSWSDGSTVVATTKDLVNFPAGTYILTVTDASCSASYTATITAPLPAGTTVTPVVTRTSSCGSADGAIALTVSGFSTAPTFAWYALPARTFIANTQNLAALAAGQYRVVVAVNNSCMDSITVTVTSPIAGLVATSTPTTVCGSTDGSASVTATGLSAATTYLWQKISAPINNNVSTAASTGNILAAGNYRVIVTDGFCTDTAFTTVFSPAPFAVAVSSTNESACNAADGSITLTVTGATGSLTYVWKKNGIVQSALTSSSATNLSAGIYRIIIAQGFCVDSVQRIITSPAPFSLAATVTDVTLCGASDGSITLTTTGTFTAPLTYTWTSLGGYVGSNSPSQTNLPVDVYTILVQDGAGCSAVITRAVNSPAPYTLSSSVVNPSVCSGADGSINLSISPSGTYDYTWFDNIGNL, from the coding sequence ATGAAAAAGATATTTACTTTATTTCTACCAATAGTTTTCTTTGGGCTTTTATCCTTGTGGGGAAATACTGCGCAGGCACAGACGGCAACTGTAACAAATGTTTCATGTTATAATGCTTGTGATGGTTCTATTACTATTACAGATATTCCTAATTTTACTGGAAACTATAATGATTATATCTTTTATTGGGAAGATTTGGGTTTTAGTGCCGATACTGGATTATATCACAGAGAAAACCTATGTGCTGCTGCTAATTATAATATATTTATAGTCCTAGTTAATGATATATTTACTTCGTATTCACTGTCTGTTGAAATAACAGAAAACCCTCAAATCACTTTAACGTCAACTGTTACTTCCAGTGTATGTTCTAATGCTGAGCCCTTCCAAATCAAAACATCTACAAATGCAGATGCTTTGCCTGGTACATTTACTTGGACGTATTTAGACGCGTCTAATAACTTACAAACTTTGGTAAAATCTAATACAAATGTCGGTATTGATTATGTTAACCCAAGTCAACTTGCAGTAGGTAATGTGCTATTTACTTGTGTTTTTGTAGATATAAAAGGTTGTTCTGATACCACTACTTTTAATGTTAATATAAAACCATCATCTCCTGTTGATTTTACTTACTCTCCTACGTCTGTCTGTATTAATGAATACACTACTGTGGCTGCATCTGTAGCATTTTCTCCTTTTTTTACCTATAAGTGGGAACTTGCAGGTTTAGGAGAATTTTTGGGTGGCGGTACAACTAAGTTCGGGTACGGCCCTCACAAAGTAAGATGGTTTTCAAGTAATGCTGGTAATGGTATTGTACTTACAGTATCAAATCCTTCTGTTTGCGGAGGTAAAGCAACTAAAAATATTACAGTTTTTAATAATCCAACAGCCTCAATCACTGGCTTATCTTCTTCGTATTGTAATAATATTTCGGCGGCCACTATTACAGGTGGTTCTACTTCAGGTACCTTTAAGTTAGATGAGGCAGTTGTAGGCACTTCCACTACTAATTATATACTGAACCCGTCGGCTCTTTCGCTGGGTTCGCATACGATTAAGTTTATAGCGATTAACGCTGCGGGTTGTAAAGACTCTATTTCTCAGAGCTTTAATGTACTTGAGACCCCTGTGGCTTCTATTTCGGGTATAAATAGTTCGTACTGTATTAATGACCCTGCAGTAACAGCGGTGGGCAGCGGTACGCCAGCAGGAGGTACGGGAACTTTCCTTACTCAAACGGGTCTTACGGCTGGTGGCGTTTTCACACCGTCGGTGGCAGGTGTTGGTATATATACTATTCAGTATGTATATACTTCAGCGAATGGTTGTAAAGATACCGCCAACTTTGATGTTACGGTTACACCGATTCCTGATGTAGCGGCAAGTCCGTCACCTGCAAGCGTTTGTAGTGGCAGCACTACGAATATTGCCCTTACCAGTACAACGCCTTCTGCTACTTTTGCTTGGACAGCAAGTTTGCTAAGCGGAACAGTAACTGGCTTCGCTGATGGTAGTGGCAGTACGATTGCACAGGCACTCAGTGGTGTAGGCGTGGTTCGCTATACCGTAAATTCAAGTGCAAATGGTTGTACAGGAAGTGCAATTTTTGTAGATATAACGGTAAAACCATTACCAACAGCAACCCTTTCGGGTGTTGGCACTATTTGTAGTGGAGCAAGTAGCAGCATTAGTATAGCCTTGACGGGCAGTGCCCCATGGGTTTTGGTGTATAATGACGGTACAGGAAATGTAACAGTCAATAATATCTTAACTTCGCCACATACAATCAGTGTAAGTCCTAGTGCGACAACGACTTATAGTTTGGTGAGTGTAAGTGATGCGAATTGTACTGGCACTGTATCAGGTAGTGCAACAGTAACAGTAAATCCGTTGCCAAATGTAATAGCTACCCCACCAAGTGATGCAATCTGTAGTGGGACAAGTACGAACATAGCATTGACGAGTGGTGTAGCGGGTGCTACGTTTAGCTGGACGGCATCAGGCATAAGTGGCAGTGTATCAGGTTTTTCAGCAGGCAGTGGCAGCACTATAGCTCAGACACTTACGGGCATTGGAGTAGTTCGTTATACAATTACGGCCACTGCAAATGGTTGTAGTGGAAGTACTATAACAGTAGATGTAACAGTGAAACAAGCTCCAACTGCGAGTTTGTCGGGTACAGGTAATATATGTGCTGGTGGCAGTGCGAGTTTAAGTGTGGTGTTGACGGGAACAGCCCCATGGAGTTTGGTGTATAATGACGGCACAGGAAATGTAACCGTAAATAATATATTGGTATCGCCACATACAATTAGTGTAAGTCCAAGTACAACGACGACATACAATTTGGTGAGTGTGAGTGATGCGAACTGTACAGGCACTGTTTCAGGTAGTGCGACAGTAACAGTAAAACCATTGCCAGTAATAACAGCGACACCATCTAGTGAGACATTGTGTAGTGGAGGAGCAACTAATATAGCCTTGACGAGTACAGTACCCACTACGACTATGAGCTGGACAGCCAGTTTGGTAAGTGGAACAGTGAGTGGTTTTTCAGCAGGTAGTGGTAGTACCATTGCCCAAATACTAACAGGCTCAGGTGTAGTACGTTATACTATAAATTCTAGTGCAAATGGTTGTAGTGGAAATACTATAACAGTAGATGTAACGGTAAAACCACTACCAACGGCGAGTTTGTCGGGTACAGGTAATATATGTTCTGGTGGCAGTGCGAATTTGAGTGTGGTGTTGACGGGCAGTGCGCCATGGATTTTGGTGTATAATGACGGCACAAGCAATATTACGGTAAATAATATTTTAGTATCACCGCATACAATTAGTGTAAGTCCAAGTACAACGACGACATATAATTTGGTAAGTGTGAGTGATGCGAACTGTACAGGCACTGTTTCAGGTAGTGCGACGGTAACAGTAAAACCATTGCCAACTGCGAGTTTGTCGGGCACAGGTAATTTCTGTTCTGGTGGCAGTGCGAATTTGAGTGTGGTATTCACAGGTAGTGCACCATGGAGTTTGGTGTATAATGACGGTACAGGAAATGTAACCGTAAACAATATCTTAACTTCGCCACATACAATCAGTGTAAGTCCAAGTACAACGACGACTTATAGTTTGGTGAGTGTGAGTGATGCGAACTGTACAGGCACTGTTTCAGGTAGTGCGACGGTAACAGTAAAACCATTGCCAACGGCGAGTTTGTCAGGCACAGGCAATTTCTGTTCTGGTGGCAGTGCGAATTTGAGTGTGGTGTTGACAGGTAGTGCACCATGGAGTTTGGTGTATAATGACGGCACAAGCAATATTACGGTAAATAATATTTTAGTATCACCGCATACAATCAGTGTAAGTCCAAGTACAACGACGACATACAATTTGGTGAGTGTGAGTGATGCGAACTGTACTGGCACTGTTTCAGGTAGTGCGACGGTAACGGTAAAACCATTGCCAACGGCGAGTTTGTCGGGCACAGGTAATTTCTGTTCTGGTGGTAGTGCGAATTTGAGTGTGGTATTAACAGGTAGTGCACCATGGAATTTGGTGTATAATGACGGTACAGGAAATGTAACCGTAAACAATATCTTAACTTCGCCACATACAATCAGTGTAAGTCCAAGTTCAACAACGACTTATAGTTTGGTGAGTGTAAGTGATGCGAACTGTACAGGCACTGTTTCAGGTAGTGCGACGGTAACGGTAAAACCATTGCCAACTGCGAGTTTGTCAGGCACAGGTAATTTTTGTTCTGGTGGCAGTGCGAGTTTAAGTGTGGTGTTGACGGGCAGTGCGCCATGGAATTTGGTGTATAATGACGGTACAGGAAATGTAACCGTAAACAATATCTTAACTTCGCCACATACAATCAGTGTAAGTCCGAGTGCGACAACGACTTATAGTTTGGTAAGTGTGAGTGATGCGAATTGTACGGGCACTGTTTCTGGTAGTGCGACGGTAACAGTAACGCCAATCCCTGATGTTACAGCAACGCCAACTGCTGAAATGATTTGTTCTACGGCTTCTACTAATATTAGTTTAAGTAGTTCGAGTGGGGCAGCGGTATTTAACTGGACAGCAAGTTTAGTGAGTGGTACTGTAACTGGTTTCTCGGCAGGTAGTGGTAGCTCTATTGCTCAAGCACTAACGGGAACAGGTGTTGTTCGTTATACAATTACTTCTTCTGCTAATGGCTGTTCTAGCACCCCACTTACAGTTGATGTAACGGTTACTTCTATTATAACTGCTTCTGTTTCATTGTCTCGTACACCAAGCGGTTCTATATGTATAGGAAATAATGTAGTGATTACTGCAACGCCTACTAACGGTGGTGCAACGCCTACTTATGATTGGTTTGTGAATGGTTCTTCTACCCCAGTTCAAAGTGGTACAAGTAATGTGCTCAATGTAACAGGATTAACAGCTAATACAACGGTTGATGTCGTGATGACACCAAGTGGTATTGGCTGTTTGGCTAGCCCTACTGCTACAGCTTCTATTTCAATACCTGTAGTTCCTGGCCTTTTGGTATCAAGTGTTGTAACACCCGCTTCTGCTTGCGGTGCTTCTGATGGTTCTATTGTAGTAACGATTACTAATGGAACTACTCCTTCATTCTCTTGGAGTGATGGAAGTACTGTTGTAGCGACAACAAAAGATTTGGTGAATTTCCCTGCAGGAACTTATATTTTAACGGTAACAGATGCCTCATGTTCGGCTTCTTATACTGCTACAATTACTGCACCATTGCCAGCAGGAACAACAGTTACTCCTGTAGTAACACGTACATCTTCTTGCGGTAGTGCAGATGGTGCTATTGCTCTTACTGTATCAGGATTTTCTACCGCGCCAACTTTTGCGTGGTATGCACTTCCTGCAAGAACATTTATTGCTAATACTCAAAACCTCGCAGCCTTAGCCGCAGGACAATATAGAGTAGTGGTGGCTGTAAATAATTCATGTATGGACTCTATTACAGTAACAGTAACTAGTCCAATCGCAGGTTTGGTAGCAACATCTACTCCTACAACTGTTTGCGGTAGTACAGATGGTTCTGCTTCTGTTACTGCAACTGGTTTGAGTGCGGCTACTACTTATTTGTGGCAAAAAATATCTGCTCCAATCAATAATAATGTTTCTACGGCTGCATCAACAGGCAATATTTTGGCTGCTGGTAATTATCGTGTCATTGTAACAGATGGTTTCTGTACAGATACAGCCTTTACCACAGTATTTAGTCCTGCTCCATTTGCTGTGGCTGTTAGTTCTACGAATGAAAGTGCTTGTAATGCTGCTGATGGTTCAATTACATTGACTGTAACGGGAGCTACTGGCTCATTAACGTATGTTTGGAAGAAAAATGGTATAGTTCAATCGGCTTTAACATCATCTTCGGCAACGAATTTATCAGCAGGTATTTATAGAATAATCATTGCACAAGGATTCTGCGTAGATTCTGTTCAAAGAATTATCACAAGTCCAGCCCCATTTAGCTTGGCTGCAACAGTAACTGATGTTACGCTTTGCGGTGCTTCTGATGGTTCAATTACATTGACAACTACAGGTACATTTACGGCTCCACTTACTTATACTTGGACGTCGTTAGGTGGTTATGTGGGTAGCAATAGCCCAAGTCAAACAAACTTACCAGTAGATGTTTACACTATTCTTGTACAAGATGGGGCGGGTTGTTCGGCTGTTATTACAAGAGCTGTAAATAGCCCAGCACCTTATACTTTGTCATCAAGTGTAGTAAACCCGAGTGTATGTAGTGGCGCAGACGGCAGCATCAATTTGAGTATATCTCCAAGTGGAACTTATGATTATACTTGGTTTGATAATATAGGTAATCT